In Drechmeria coniospora strain ARSEF 6962 chromosome 03, whole genome shotgun sequence, the DNA window TAGCAATGTCAAATCACACAATGTTAGGCACAGGTCAAGTTTCGCAGCGGCATTCACAAAATTAGGCGACGGCAGCAATTAGGAGCGGAGCGGTTCCTGTTATTACTGCCGCAAAAGATAAAAGTAACAAAACAAATATCCTCCAACTAGTACTTCATTACATAGTAATATGTGCTGAAAAAAAATCAACTCCAGTTCGTTTATACTGTATATATATGTTAATTTAATGTACTATTATGTATATTATTAACTcttaataaatatatatcAATTAAAGTCGGTATTAAATATGAAATATGCACTAGGTATGTAATTGTAATGGTTTTGCTAGATAAAAAAGTCATTTCCTTATTACTTAAGAGCTAAAATTTGTACCTTATAAAGAAGGAGAGAGTAGTAAAAGAAAATCTAGTTATTATAGATTTACTATAGTAGTTACTCTAAGAATCttaaagtatttattaaaagaatTTCTAGCTAATAGGAAATAACAGGATAAGGCCTTCTCTTGCTATTTGCAGAGAGGCATTTAGAAGATAATACAGACTAGGGATTCGAGAAgactattagtaataataaacGTACTAATTAATAATTGAGTAGAAAGAAtatgtaaggcgcgctacaggcgtgtaggccttataagcgaatgtgaggtgcagtacccgcactaagtgcggatactagcggatcttttgacagtttggccatttggtcgaacggttaactggtctattgtccatatgggcacacctccccatatgtgttacagAATAAATTATAAATTTTAGGTTACAATAGTTCTATATAAGAGAAGTAGTAGTGTAATATATGTTACGatgctgactagcaggaaggcagtatgtgcaaagactgtagaattttcgaactaaggaggaagaaaagagaaagaaaacagtaagtgcggagaggaagggctatatatataggtgGTCTGCGAATTACGTAATgaagagtatagggtaggctaggaagagagtgttatggagttactagtactaccagtatctagtggtcggaaatagttgttaagaaacctacggaacactaacttaaggtacgaggcattggagtacttatactctaatgcctgcttagttataggatacgaGTTACGTGCGGTAGCGCGtggctctatcctaggacatagctctattaggcaaagcctaatattataacagagagtacgatatacgatatcgttacaatatatatatatatatgcaCACCTCGATTAGTAAAATAGACTTTACTCAGATTAGTAGTCTAGCCACTTTAAATATTAGTAAGCAAACCAATCATCTATTAATACAAGTTAGGCTGtactgttatggtatcgggcttagtGTTAAGGAGttactaggcaactgctTTAGAGCTCTTAATGattattaaaagacttgaaggagggaaaactacttgacaactagggcttttagttgtatgcgttcgtcctagtaggtcccttggttccttccgttctcctatatcgggctaagtgttatggtatcgggcttagcccgatataggagaacggagggaaccaaccTTGGACCCACTAGGACGAACGCATACtgtaacgatatcgtatatcgtattctcttcctagcctaccctacacctTCCATTACGTAAcgcgcggaccgtctgggtatataggccgttcctcgccgcccttgtTGTTTTCTGtcccttttcttcctcctcagttcgaaaattctatagtctttgcgcatactgccttcctgctagtcagcttCGTGACAAATAcctgttacggagtcgctaggcgactgctctaggactctcaatgatgtttattaaaagacttaaaggagggaaaactacttgacaactagggcttctagttgtgtgcgttcctcctagtgggtcccttggttctGTGACGATATCGTATGTCGTattctcttcctagcctaccctacacccTCCATCACGTGAcgcgcggaccgtctgggtatataggccgttcctcgccgcccttgctgttttctgtctcttttcttcctccttagttcgaaaattctacagtctttgcgcatactgccttcctgctagtcagccTCGTGACaggttcccttcgttctcctatatcgggctaagcccgataccataacaccAGTAGTTTAATACTACAGTATGTATATTTAGAAGACAAGATATAAAACTAAATTAAAGAAGAACGTTAAGTAGCCTTGGTTTAGACATTCTTAAGATATTGTAGAGCTGCTTTTCTTCCATAATCTAGAGGTCTTAAATACACTTTTGCGGCTTCTCTACATATACACACTATGTTTTAAAGGAAATGCTAGGATTAGTAAAGCAGAGGTATTCTGCCTTGGCAGTTCAAGAGGGGGGATTTCTAAGAATTCTTTAGAGATATTACAGCTAATATAATAACTACACACATATATATAGTATGCAGAGTCGGGCTTTGTACGGAGTCATCTGGGGTCGTTGCTCATTTTGCTGCTGCCTTGATTGGGTTCAGCGTTCATGAGCGGTAATGCCTAACGCTAGCCAACACTAGTAATTGTTGAAGTAATGGGGAAACGAGCATGcactaatacttgtacgaactacttgtactgtacaatgtactgtaggtgtaggtatccgaactccgtacaagtaaacAATTGTTGTAGTGCAGCTCCGACTTGCTGTGGCAAGCAGGCAAATTAAGGGGCTTAAGCCAGCATTGAACGCACCTTGCATagcacgagtacagtactactgaAAGGTGGTCTGGTTATTCGTGATATTAAATAAGttgatgtactccgtacttagatgtactttgtacagggtacctgtacggagaattaatgcatgtacggagtacatgtgcagtataTAATGGCAAGAATGCTATAAACGCAATGTACGAGTAATACTTAAGTCGGACCTGGTGTCTTGGTTGAGATCTTGTTGGCGATTGTTATATTAAGAGAAGTTTGGAGCGGGCGAGTGGTTGGCTCCGGCTCTCGAGCGGCTCTGCAAAGAAAACGGGCGCTTGAGCATGGGAATAGCAACATTTCGTGAGGGTTGCTCGACCCACAGGATAATAGTTTAACACGTGTAGCCCTTATGTACCTGtagaagtacatgtacaccgttAGTGGACGAGAGTTGCAAGCATTATTAGCCACTACTACGAAggaaggacggagtactgtactttgcaCTAAGTATACTGCACaaagtgtactccgtactatgcCAGGAACCTGCTtgatgtgctgtactccgtactgtacttaagtacagtacgtgtaaAATAAGTGCTTAGAACATATAATACTGCGTACCGTAAGTTCTAATGAAGGCACGTGCTAATGTACAATTTGTatatccgtacagtaatagtgcGAATATATTCGGGAGGGGTTAGTGCTCAAGAGGTGCCTTTCAAATATTACGGTTCCATTCTTTGCAGCACATACCTAGgcagtacctacaagtatttGAAATACAGTAAGGGATTTTTGTAGGAGATGCTGTTTGTATCTATTAAGTTTGATTTCTTAATACCGTCTAGTGATTtgcggacgacgagcacaCTGGTAGCTACCAAGCAAGTAGTGATGGCCCACGAGAACAGTATCGGCGGATGGCTGAGATTTGGTTGGCTACTTGTGGgacagtgcatgcacactgtaatcacggagtacggggtacatgtacagtacaagtacttactgtactgcaagtacggagtaatacgcAGAAGGGTGTTTCCGCGCTAAGGCTGGCCTTGGCTCGCACTGACCACTGCTACAGCCCTACTTAGTTAGCACCAacacacgtaagtacagtacaattacaagtaatacatgtgctgtaagtactccgtacacttgctCGAACGAGTtgccaagtacagtacaccgcGGTGCTCCAAATAAGTACTGCAATTACTACTGTGGAGGAGAtatttacagtacttccATGGGATTTCACGCCGAGGTACACCTAAgtatgcatgtgcaagtatttacgtgtactccgtacttctaCCGGTAATACGACGGGGGGCACTTGTTTGTACactggtactgtacagtcctgtcggtactccgtacatgcagtacggattagtacatgtacacgacTACCTACtaacagagtacggagtactccgtacaagtactccgtaagtacaagtactctaTTACCGTACCAGTAGGTGGTTGTCACgtattactattaatattccgtacagtacaagtactttgccaagtacatgtacttgtacggagtacttactacttaTGCTTTTCAGGTACCCTAGTAACAGCATCTCAGTACCTGCACttccgcactccgtactccctacttgtacttgtacttgctaaTATTCGCTCCATCACCTTGTGGTTCCCAAGTTCTGCCGGCATCGTTCCGGACCAACGAGCACAAAGGATGTATTCAggactctgtactccgtacggagtacacatacacaactaagtacggagcacatgtgcagtattacttgagGCACCCtagtcgccgccgcctcctcccccccttcTCCGTCTGCATACAGCCAAAAGTCCAGGAGGCCAGAAACCAAACGACTGGAGACCGGCGACCCTGCGAATTGTTCAAGAGACCAACCACAGACAAGCAGAGAAAAGGTTGACGACGGATCGACCGCAGCAGCCTGCATTTATTACCACCAGCTCAaccttgcttgcctgcctcCCCAGCTGAGCGCCCCGACCTGGGACTCGTCCAAACCTGGCTTGGTTGAATGCCATCATTTCGCTTGCTGTGCCAGTCTgatccgccgccgccgccacccgccCCCGTCCTCGTGCCCAACAGTGCACCATCGCTGGTTCTGTCCGATCTTCGTCCCAATTCCTTCAACCATCGAACACATCAGCGCGAAGGCCGCCCCCGTCTCCTCTCCTTGACTCCCCCTTCAGCTCAAACCACCGATTTTCCTTGGCTCGTCAACCTGGCGTCTCAGTCGcctgccgccctcgccttcgtcttgccgccgcacccgcacccgcacccgcacccgcacccgcaccagCTCGTGTTGCACTGGCAAAGACAGGCTCGGCCGACCGCCCGAATTCGGGGTTTCGCACCTCACCGACAACCTTCGTTCATTCAATTGCCGACCCCCATTCGTCTCTGCCCCAGCCTGAGACACGCCCTCCCCTATTGATAAGCTGCCCTCGAGCGGGTCGCTGGCTGTTGACAGTGCCACGGGGCAGGCCGTTCTGGAGTCGTATGCGATTCAAGGTAAGCTGAAGCTTCTTTGCGCGGACCCTCCTGCACCATCTCCAATCCACCCCTATCGACAGACGCATTCCAATTCGGCGTGACGTTGGCGAGACTCATTCCTTAAAGGAAGGCGTAAGTGCTCTCGCGCCGTCTGCAAGTGCTGGTTGATACCATGCTTCGGTGCCACCACCATAGCCGGCCTGAATGCTTGTCGCATTTGGTGTCCAACCTACCCTCGATTCATGACCTTGGCTCTGCTGCAGTATAAGCTACTGACCagtccctcgtcctcgtctctAGCTACCATGACCGAGACTGTTGTGCCGCAAAACCCAGCGGCCAAACGTCAGCCTGAGAAGGGCACGGGGCAATTCGACATGAGTGGGAAGGAGAGCCATCAGCTGCCACCAGAAGAAAACGGCGGCTCCAAAAGTGTCGGGGACCTCCTCAAGGTCCCGTCAAGATCCTCATCACAACAAGGGAACCGCCAGTCATTGACGACGCCCACCGGCCTCAGTGGTGTCACCGTCACTGAACATCGTAGCAGCATCAGCGGAAGGTCCAAAGAATCCAAGGGTAGCATTGCGGGCACGCACCGCAACGGCAGTGCCTCCAGTAACCGAACTGGCGGCGACAGCGAACTGGGAAACACACTTGACAATTCTCAGCCCAGCTCGCCATCTACGAGTGAGCAAAAAAAGAGGACGAAGCGCAGCCGCCTGCTGTCCTTCTTGCGCTGTTGTGGTGTTCCCGACACGGCGACCACGGTTGAGGAAGGGGTTAGCCAAAACGTGCAAAAAGTCGAAAGGCTACCTCGGCGTCCAGCCACCGCCAGGGCCTTTGCCCCAGCGGCGGCTCAGGATCAGCACGCTGTGAAGCAACCCGCCGACCAAGAGTTACCGCAAGATACTGCCAACCAAGAAATCGACATAGATTGCCACCATCCGTCTAATAGTGGCCAACAGGAAGCAAACACAGAAGCGGAGCGCTTGAAGAACGACTCCAGTCAACCTCCTCCCCCAACTGTCACCGTCGAACCCCCCGGACCCGAGTCTGCGGAAACCGAGTCTCGGCACAGTGACAGACCAGTTGGAGGTGCCGAAGACGTCGGCATGCAAGACGGACACTTGGAAGGACCTCGAGAGACTTCTGCCGATTACGAGACCGAGGAATCCCGGCAAAAGGCCGCACCTCTACCTCCGCCTCCACCTGGACCGAACCCATTCATCGTCTCGTCGGTGCCTCATCCCGCCGAGCTTGCTTCAGCAGCCCAAGAAATTCCAAACAGCCTCTTGCCTCCCGTTGCTCTCCAGCACAAGGGCAGAAAGTGCCTGGTCCTGGATTTGGATGAAACCTTGGTCCATAGCTCCTTCAAAGTACGTGTTTGGCTCCCCTGCTACAGTGCCCAACCCCAGCTCACACGCCCTGCAGATCTTGCATCAAGCGGACTTCACGATACCTGTTGAAATTGAAGGCAACTACCACAACGTCTACGTCATCAAGCGTCCCGGTGTGGACGAGTTCATGAAGAGGGTCGGTGAACTGTACGAGGTCGTCGTGTTCACGGCCTCCGTCTCGAAGGTTAGCCTTGGATTAGTCCGCCCTCCCCTTGCCACGGCGCAATGCCTGACTTGAGTGCAGTATGGCGACCCATTGTTGGATCAACTTGACATCCACAACGTCATTCATCACAGGCTTTTCCGCGAGAGCTGTTACAATCACCAAGGAAACTATGTCAAGGATCTCTCGCAGATCGGGCGCGACCTCAAGGACACCATCATTATTGACAACTCGCCCACTTCTTACATCTTTCACCCACAGCACGCCGTCCCCATAAGCAGCTGGTTTTCGGACGCTCACGACAACGAGCTGCTGGATCTAATCCCTGTTCTCGAAGATCTCGCGGGCCCCAACGTTTCCGATGTCAGCCTTGTGCTCGACGTAACCCTCTGAAGGATACCGCCAGCATGCCCTCTTTTTTTAAATTCGTCCGAGAGATTCCAGTCAGAGCACCTCCGATTTGCACTTATATTCGACATTGCAGATGGCGTTCGGTTAAAATCTCTCGTTCCCTGATGTAGATGTACACTGTACTACAGCCATACATAATTGGCATCGACGGGGGAGGAGACCTTTTCTCGATGACCTCTACTAGTTGCCCCTTGGTGTTCAACCAGCGATGGGGTGGTGGGTATTAGTGGAAAGGCCGGATGTTGGCAGGGCCGTCCAGACACGGCTCGGGCACACCTTGGAATGCCGGAAGGGAAATTTTTGAGCGGGTAAATGCGGGGAGAACGGGAAATGGCCATGGGAAGGAAATCGAGTCATCCCGCTCTCGGACACAGATGCTGACGTGGTTTGAACTTGGCTGCGTGCGCGTTCAAGACGACCCGCGAGCGTTCGAGAACGGTCTGCACCGCGACACGGTATCGACCCGCGAGAATGCGAGCGGGCAGGTGGCATATCATTAGAGCTCGCGCAGACAACTCGGGAGTTCCGTTTCGGTTTGTTCCCGTTTGTCAACCGAGTGCTTTCTATCTTGACTTTCTTGAATGGTGAATACATCAAgcgtggggggggggggggggggtgtcTGTCTGCCTTGGCCGGCCCCAGCTGCGCGCATCCAGCTCGGGTAGTCTCAACCTGAGGGTTACTGGTTGATAATTGGCTTTTCCTgatgtagatgtactgtactacaCAAGAAAGCAGCAGATCATGTCGAAAGAACTCAAAAGCCTGCTGAGATATTACGTCAAATGGCACAATTTTGCAAAGACGAAGTACGGGGTATGAATTAATATAATACaatggcgatggcgggcaCCTGCAACTTGACCTACAGCACTCCCTATAGCacgaggaggcggccttAGCCACCCTAGGCATCGAATGTTAGCGTGGCGGAGAATCGTTTCGCCGCCAGCTTCTGGTGAATGTGGCCTTAACTTTAGGCAGGACTCCATCGGTAAGTACCTACCATCATCGATCTCATCACTGTGCATCCGGAGCTCAATCGCACGCTTAACTCTGGAATCTTGCCGTGATTTCCATAGTCCATTCGTTTCTACTCGGATCGTCCCTTCGACCATGGTACGTACGAGTGTTTGGTCCCCTCAACTACAGGCGATGCATCGTGATCGATACTTGCATAGCTAGCTTGTCAACAGTTCGACCCTGTGGCTGTATCAATTCAGCACACCCGGCTTTTGAGCTGCACCTACGTTTGAGAGATTATCCTGACACGATTTGGTCTCTAGTCTTCTCCACGTCCCTCTTCCCCCGACAACGCCGCAGCAGCTGCCAGCGGTGCCAGCGTGGCCCGGCCTTCCTCCCCGACGCCACCTGGTGGTGCCCGAACGGCGATTAGACGACGCGCTGCTGCCGACCAAAAGGAAAAGATTGCCAATGCCCGGCCGACAAGTACAAgagctgctggtgctggggGCTCTAGTAGCACAATGCTGAGTACGAGTCTCCGACTGAAAGCAAGATACGAGCGCCGAGACGGTGTATCGGACCTTGTCTGTTGTCTCCATGGAGCTTGAAAAATTAACAGTTATACAGGGCTCTACACTGACGAGTCGCCTGGCCTGAAGGTCGACCCCGTTATTGTACTGGTGCTGTCTCTTGTCTTCATCTTTAGCGTCGTTGCCCTACATAGTGAGTAGCTGACCCTGATGCTGCTTAGCAACCGCAGACTTCTAACTAGCTGCTTCAGTCATTGCCAAAGTCACTCGACGATTCTCAAGCTAGAAGAATCTCGGTGAGACTGGCGAGCGTCATGAAATACGGGCAGCCTTGTGATGCCTCTCACGGCCCCCGACTTGTCTCTGTTGTCGGGACGGGTGCCATACGTATCTCAGTTGACTTCGAGTCTGTACCCAGTCAAAATGGAGTGGTGAAGCGTGGCATGTTTTGTATTATACTCTACGCATCCAAAATTTCCAATCCAGCGTTCTGGCTCGTCGATGCGGGACAATGGTTTGGCTCTCAGTGACAATGTATTGCGGCAATGTTCGCCGATTTGCTAATGTCCATTTTTGGGGGGGGATAAGAGCACGCATCCGCTCCAATGCGGACGAGACTTGATGAGCTGTTCTGAGTATGCCGATATATGATGTCTTAGTGTGCTGACGTTGGACGAAGAGTGGCTGCCAAAACAATCAATACGTGGGATGCATGCTTGATCTCGTCTCGACTTTTACACTAACTTCTACATGATTGTCACCGTAGTACAGTAACCGACCTCATCATTTGCTACATCATTCGATACGAATGAAGCCGTTTGTTGAACCCAGGGTTGATGGGAGTTCGCCTAGGGTGTGCCGGTGCTGGCTCGTGGTTGCGAGTCGATGGCTGTACAAGTTAAACACACTCGCCTCATACTCGATTACACATCACCGGAGCTACGTCCCTGCACAGTCTGGCAGATTCAGGTTCTTAAATTTCATGCTCAGGATGATCCAATGCTTCAATGATACGACTCGGTATTATGCGGCATTGATTTACATACGTCATCCGGGAGCTGCTGAGCCAAAGCTTTTTTCTCATAGAGCTGTCAAGAAGGTTCGACGGTCCGGTTTGAAACCAGAGCAACAATAAGGCTTCCAGTGGTGCTCATGTGAACAACATGCCATCCAACTGATTTATCGCCATATCATCTAGGCTTTGCCAGCAATTCTACTCAAGACGCCCGAGGTGTGGCTCGAGTTGGCATTCTCGAGGATATTCAACATTTGCTTCCAAACCTGGCCAGGCTGCTGACTGGCATCGATGCCTTTCCAGATGCCCGAGTTTTGGTAGTAGTTGACAACGGGGGCGGTCTGTTGGTGATAGGTGCCAAGACGCTTCTTGAGAGCGTCGGCGTTGTCGTCGCTCCGCTGGATGAGGGGCTCGCCGGTAATATCATCTTTCCATGGCTCCTTGGGGGGGTTGAAGGTGGTGTGGTATGAGCGACCCGAGGCTGGGTGAATTAAACGGCCGGTGATGCGAGCGATGAGGAGCGAGTCGTCAATCTGCAGTTCGACGGCGTGTTGGAGCTTCTGATTGCGCTCCTGGAGCATGATATCAAGACCTTGGGCCTGTGGAACGGTGCGAGGGAAACCGTCGAGAATGAAGCTAGGCAGTGATCCACAAGTTAGCAAATTTGCTCAAGCCGGTCAAACGAGGCACAGGGGACAAGTTCTGTCACATACCCGCCCTGGCACTCCTTGTTGttgtcgagctcctccttgaTCATTCCAATGACAATATCGTCGCTGACAAGACCACCCTGGTCCATGATCTTCTTtgcctcgcggccgaggggggTTTTTTTGGCAACTTGGGAGCGCAACATGTCGCCAGTGGCCTGCGCAAGCAAACAAAGGTCCAATTAGCAAGATTCAGGCGGCATAAAAGCGTCAGATGTAGGTGACGGCCTGACGAACCAAATGGCAGCAGGAGAAGCGCTCCTTGATCTTTGGAGCCTGGGTTCCCTTGCCTGCATGGGTGTAAAACGTCAGCCATTAGAGGAACGCCAGGCCAAGGTTCGAAGTGATGCGCACCTGCACCGGGGGGGCCGATTAGGATCATGCGAATGTCCGCGGTGGAGGGGGAAGTGCCAGTGGTGCGTTGCTCAAGGCGCCTGATGCGCGAGTCGAGGTTCGAGATGACATCCTTGAGCTGCttgagctcgtcctcgacgaagcccaTTGTTCCACCGAGTTGAGCTTGAGGATCGAGGTACCGATTGAATGGCAACGGGGGATGTCTCGTCGCGTGAGGGGCCTAGCTAGGCCGGGAATGGTCACAGGACCTATGAAGTAGTAGGAAGAATGCTTGAGGGAGGAGAGCAAGAGGAGAGAGGGCAAGGGGGGAGACgcagagggagggagagcaGAGCAAAGAGTGCGACTTTCCTGGTACACCTGCT includes these proteins:
- a CDS encoding putative adenylate kinase, whose translation is MGFVEDELKQLKDVISNLDSRIRRLEQRTTGTSPSTADIRMILIGPPGAGKGTQAPKIKERFSCCHLATGDMLRSQVAKKTPLGREAKKIMDQGGLVSDDIVIGMIKEELDNNKECQGGFILDGFPRTVPQAQGLDIMLQERNQKLQHAVELQIDDSLLIARITGRLIHPASGRSYHTTFNPPKEPWKDDITGEPLIQRSDDNADALKKRLGTYHQQTAPVVNYYQNSGIWKGIDASQQPGQVWKQMLNILENANSSHTSGVLSRIAGKA
- a CDS encoding plasma membrane phosphatase required for sodium stress response — encoded protein: MTETVVPQNPAAKRQPEKGTGQFDMSGKESHQLPPEENGGSKSVGDLLKVPSRSSSQQGNRQSLTTPTGLSGVTVTEHRSSISGRSKESKGSIAGTHRNGSASSNRTGGDSELGNTLDNSQPSSPSTSEQKKRTKRSRLLSFLRCCGVPDTATTVEEGVSQNVQKVERLPRRPATARAFAPAAAQDQHAVKQPADQELPQDTANQEIDIDCHHPSNSGQQEANTEAERLKNDSSQPPPPTVTVEPPGPESAETESRHSDRPVGGAEDVGMQDGHLEGPRETSADYETEESRQKAAPLPPPPPGPNPFIVSSVPHPAELASAAQEIPNSLLPPVALQHKGRKCLVLDLDETLVHSSFKILHQADFTIPVEIEGNYHNVYVIKRPGVDEFMKRVGELYEVVVFTASVSKYGDPLLDQLDIHNVIHHRLFRESCYNHQGNYVKDLSQIGRDLKDTIIIDNSPTSYIFHPQHAVPISSWFSDAHDNELLDLIPVLEDLAGPNVSDVSLVLDVTL